Proteins co-encoded in one Listeria ivanovii subsp. ivanovii genomic window:
- a CDS encoding glycosyltransferase family 2 protein, with product MRPLISICMIVKNEAHILRQSLASFRKFTEEIIIVDTGSTDETKKIANEFTDFVYDFEWTGNFSDARNFAATKATGKWILVIDADECLEEESYLKLEKQLKSQRESMYMAQIISFTGEKGRVTTTNQMARVYKNDGTICFRGVIHEQLEAVDKHSIEAGLAEVKIYHYGYMSEIVEKQGKSSRNLRLLEKEMKNNKNSGFVHFNFGQEMNRLGNKKEALKEFSEAFRLRDNNQYIWAKLSAYHIAELLEQEKRYEESLAIIEEARIIWPNVPEFPLKKANILYLSHQLEDAKEIYQTLLENKVIDYQPIVLYEATNFMPHKMLGTIYLEEKDYTRAMTHFSKAYAENSSDYGVMFQMIMLLSKFHGPKEIFAFMERHHFISSTETGLRLLSMTTQQGYAELSELIVQSLTDVYPPVAEATEVKIRTIRNVFPVISETAILFGIKEELIDAADLCLWHYENPQLPIEKVMKNSDVGDIYDFIFENGPKIDKKRYLFVLERAIALGKGEFADYLLALRTVYHDSINSHIADLFFQYDFADIALDFYNIVDADEVTKQGYLNLINHLVDAGVDDEALAIAERGIDNFSTDFRFYLWAIKIDTENRANRISEAIDEFPNNRYLAKLLDEVTLFQEVTNNR from the coding sequence ATGCGGCCGTTAATTTCGATTTGTATGATTGTCAAAAATGAAGCGCATATTTTAAGACAAAGCTTAGCATCTTTTAGAAAGTTTACTGAAGAAATTATTATTGTAGACACGGGTTCTACTGACGAAACCAAAAAAATCGCTAATGAATTCACTGATTTTGTCTATGACTTTGAATGGACGGGGAACTTTTCAGATGCAAGAAACTTTGCGGCAACAAAAGCGACTGGAAAATGGATTTTAGTAATTGATGCGGATGAATGTTTGGAAGAGGAAAGCTATTTAAAACTTGAAAAACAATTAAAATCGCAAAGGGAATCTATGTATATGGCACAAATCATTAGTTTTACAGGGGAAAAAGGACGCGTGACGACAACTAACCAGATGGCTCGTGTCTATAAGAATGATGGAACGATTTGTTTTCGTGGGGTTATCCACGAACAATTAGAAGCAGTAGATAAACATAGCATTGAAGCGGGCCTTGCAGAAGTGAAAATTTATCATTATGGTTATATGTCAGAAATTGTTGAAAAACAAGGAAAATCAAGTCGTAATTTGCGCCTGCTTGAAAAAGAAATGAAAAACAACAAAAATAGCGGTTTTGTCCACTTTAACTTTGGACAAGAAATGAACCGTCTTGGTAACAAAAAAGAAGCGTTGAAAGAATTTTCGGAGGCATTTCGTTTGCGTGACAACAATCAATATATTTGGGCAAAATTAAGTGCCTATCATATTGCTGAACTACTTGAGCAAGAAAAGCGTTATGAGGAAAGCTTGGCGATAATTGAAGAAGCTAGAATTATTTGGCCGAATGTACCGGAATTCCCCCTTAAAAAGGCAAATATTCTTTATTTAAGCCATCAACTAGAAGATGCCAAAGAAATTTATCAAACCTTACTTGAAAACAAAGTAATCGACTACCAACCAATTGTTTTATATGAAGCAACCAACTTTATGCCACACAAAATGCTTGGGACAATCTATTTAGAAGAAAAAGATTATACGAGGGCAATGACTCATTTTTCCAAAGCATATGCGGAAAACAGCTCGGATTATGGTGTCATGTTCCAAATGATTATGCTTCTGAGCAAATTCCATGGCCCAAAAGAAATTTTTGCTTTTATGGAACGTCATCATTTTATTTCAAGTACGGAAACAGGCTTGCGTTTACTTTCTATGACCACGCAACAAGGTTACGCAGAACTATCTGAGCTAATCGTTCAGTCTTTAACCGATGTTTATCCGCCGGTAGCAGAAGCAACCGAAGTGAAAATCCGTACAATTCGCAATGTTTTTCCTGTGATTAGTGAAACTGCTATTTTATTTGGAATCAAAGAAGAACTAATTGATGCAGCAGATTTATGTTTATGGCATTATGAAAATCCACAATTACCAATTGAAAAAGTAATGAAAAATAGCGATGTAGGTGATATTTACGATTTTATTTTCGAAAACGGACCGAAAATCGACAAAAAACGTTACTTATTCGTTTTAGAACGAGCCATTGCACTTGGAAAAGGGGAATTTGCGGATTATTTACTTGCATTAAGAACGGTATATCATGACAGTATTAATAGTCATATTGCTGATTTATTCTTCCAATACGACTTTGCAGATATCGCGCTTGATTTTTACAATATAGTGGATGCTGACGAGGTAACAAAACAAGGTTATCTTAATTTGATTAATCATTTAGTAGATGCAGGTGTGGATGATGAAGCGCTAGCGATTGCAGAACGTGGAATAGATAATTTTAGCACGGATTTCCGTTTTTACTTGTGGGCCATCAAAATAGATACAGAAAATCGTGCCAATCGTATTAGTGAAGCAATAGATGAATTTCCCAATAATCGCTATTTAGCAAAGCTTTTAGATGAAGTTACGTTATTTCAAGAAGTTACCAATAATCGATAG
- a CDS encoding CheR family methyltransferase — MIPDLEKDYLYFTRVVKRDLGLDLTLYKETQMKRRILSFIVKKNYVTFGEFFKHLKKDALLLDEFISLITINVSSFFRNRNRWDALENTVVPHLLENGCGKLRVWSAACSSGEEPYSLAMMLERVAGARHYDILATDLEPAILKRAVIGEYQSRQMEELNEKERQEAFIKKGDTYQILPKYRRSIRFRRHDLLTDYYEKGFDLIVCRNVLIYFTTYGKHQAYQKFADSLRRGGVLFIGGSEQILNPAEYGLATLNNFFYIKI; from the coding sequence ATGATTCCAGATTTGGAAAAGGATTATCTTTACTTTACTCGTGTCGTCAAAAGGGATTTGGGTTTGGATCTCACGCTTTACAAAGAAACACAAATGAAGCGGAGGATCTTGTCATTCATTGTAAAGAAAAACTATGTTACTTTTGGGGAGTTTTTTAAGCATTTGAAAAAAGATGCGTTACTTTTAGATGAGTTCATTAGTTTGATTACGATTAATGTTTCATCTTTTTTCCGCAATCGGAATCGTTGGGATGCTTTAGAAAATACAGTTGTCCCTCATTTGCTTGAAAATGGTTGTGGCAAACTCCGAGTCTGGAGTGCGGCTTGTTCATCTGGAGAGGAGCCATATTCACTAGCAATGATGTTGGAGCGAGTGGCTGGAGCGAGACACTATGATATTTTAGCCACAGATTTGGAACCAGCGATTTTAAAGCGAGCGGTGATTGGTGAATATCAAAGTCGCCAAATGGAAGAATTAAACGAAAAAGAACGACAAGAAGCATTTATCAAAAAAGGTGATACATATCAAATTTTACCAAAATATCGCAGGTCCATTCGTTTCAGAAGGCATGATTTATTAACCGATTACTACGAAAAAGGTTTTGACTTAATCGTGTGTCGAAATGTACTGATTTATTTTACGACATACGGGAAGCATCAAGCGTATCAGAAATTTGCCGACTCGCTTAGACGTGGTGGCGTATTATTTATCGGTGGTTCAGAACAAATTTTGAATCCGGCTGAATATGGACTTGCAACATTAAATAACTTTTTTTACATAAAAATCTAG
- the flhB gene encoding flagellar type III secretion system protein FlhB encodes MAKDNKTEKATPRRIKKARNEGNVAKSKELNNAFSLLIVAGLLYFFGEMFIKNTIQGFVALLKQPPKLASMESYSLFYLMEFGKVLLPVMIMVVIFGLMNYGVQVGILFSAKAVKPQFKRLNPANYFKRVFSVKGIVEVVKALLLITLLSYVAYIGFRDHLQTLISYTGQNWLYSLKQIFSLFKNEFLALFLVIAVIGLLDFFYQKYDYKKGLRMSKQEIKDEMKDSEGRPEVKQRQRSIARGLLQGSITKKMADATFVVNNPTHISVVMRYDKAKDHAPKLLAKGEDELALFIRQVAETDGVPMSTNRQLARSIYYTTNPDEYIQEDLYKDVIEVMKELMDADKIQF; translated from the coding sequence TTGGCGAAAGATAATAAAACGGAAAAAGCAACGCCGCGCCGCATTAAGAAAGCTAGAAACGAAGGTAATGTGGCGAAAAGTAAAGAACTTAATAATGCTTTTTCATTGCTGATTGTAGCAGGGCTTCTTTATTTCTTTGGCGAGATGTTTATTAAAAACACCATCCAAGGCTTTGTTGCTCTTTTGAAACAGCCACCTAAGCTTGCTAGTATGGAAAGTTATAGTTTATTTTATTTAATGGAATTTGGAAAAGTGCTTTTGCCGGTGATGATTATGGTAGTGATTTTTGGTTTGATGAATTACGGAGTGCAAGTAGGAATTTTGTTTTCTGCCAAAGCAGTGAAACCTCAGTTCAAACGATTAAATCCAGCTAATTATTTCAAGCGTGTTTTTAGTGTCAAAGGAATTGTTGAAGTTGTCAAGGCGCTTCTTTTGATTACACTGCTTTCTTATGTTGCCTATATCGGTTTTCGTGATCACCTTCAAACATTAATTAGTTACACAGGACAGAACTGGCTTTATTCTCTCAAGCAAATTTTCTCTTTATTCAAAAATGAATTTTTAGCATTATTTCTTGTTATTGCAGTTATTGGTTTGCTCGACTTTTTCTATCAAAAATATGACTATAAAAAAGGTCTCCGGATGTCGAAACAAGAAATTAAGGATGAAATGAAAGATTCAGAAGGTCGTCCAGAAGTGAAGCAACGACAAAGAAGTATTGCTCGAGGGCTTCTCCAAGGGTCGATTACGAAAAAAATGGCAGATGCGACATTTGTTGTTAATAACCCGACGCATATATCTGTTGTGATGCGCTATGACAAAGCGAAAGATCACGCGCCAAAACTCCTTGCTAAGGGAGAAGATGAGCTGGCATTATTTATTCGCCAAGTAGCAGAAACAGATGGAGTACCAATGAGTACGAACAGACAGCTGGCTCGGAGTATTTATTACACGACGAATCCAGATGAATACATACAAGAAGATTTATATAAAGATGTGATTGAAGTAATGAAAGAATTGATGGACGCAGACAAAATCCAGTTCTAA
- the flhF gene encoding flagellar biosynthesis protein FlhF gives MGKHLVEKMEIFKANSKREIHKKIRLVTNEPYKITDQRVTKLGIFKKQYEVTAVIMSEVAIADGRMDFQETFAKSVVKNRPKTDDLLKKEKLLEMLASGAELATSTPLLEERKTQEEELSAMRLELAALNRELAVKMREEREQNSDFVKFLKSRGISDTYVADFMQAGRKQFKQVESAHLDDITDWFVPYLSGKLALEDMFDLSKHRIISLIGQTGVGKTTTLVKLGWQLLKQNRTVGFITTDTFRSGAVEQFQGYADKLEVELIVATSPAELEEAVHYMTYVSGVDHILIDTVGRNYLVEESVNEIAAYTNVVHPDLTCFTFSSGMKSVDVMSILPKLAEISIDGFIITKMDETTRIGDLYTVMQETNLPVLYMTDGQNITENIFRPKSRWLAERFVGTDRRQVLE, from the coding sequence ATGGGAAAGCATTTAGTTGAAAAGATGGAAATTTTTAAAGCGAATTCTAAGCGAGAAATTCATAAGAAAATTCGCTTAGTAACCAATGAACCATACAAGATTACAGATCAACGGGTCACAAAACTAGGCATATTTAAGAAGCAGTATGAGGTGACGGCCGTCATTATGAGTGAAGTAGCCATTGCGGATGGGCGAATGGATTTTCAAGAAACGTTCGCAAAATCAGTTGTTAAAAATCGTCCGAAAACGGATGACTTACTCAAGAAGGAAAAGTTACTAGAAATGCTTGCTTCAGGGGCTGAACTTGCAACATCGACGCCGCTTTTAGAAGAACGAAAGACCCAGGAAGAAGAACTTTCAGCGATGCGTCTTGAACTGGCTGCCTTAAACCGCGAGCTTGCTGTGAAAATGCGTGAAGAACGCGAACAAAATAGTGACTTTGTAAAATTTTTAAAGAGTCGCGGTATAAGTGATACCTATGTAGCGGACTTTATGCAAGCAGGACGAAAGCAGTTCAAACAAGTAGAGTCAGCACATTTGGATGATATTACGGATTGGTTTGTACCGTATTTATCAGGAAAACTGGCACTAGAAGACATGTTTGATTTAAGTAAGCATCGAATTATTTCTTTAATCGGGCAAACGGGAGTTGGGAAGACAACGACACTCGTGAAACTCGGATGGCAGCTTTTAAAACAAAATCGAACAGTTGGATTTATTACGACAGATACTTTCCGGTCAGGTGCGGTTGAACAGTTTCAAGGCTATGCCGATAAATTAGAAGTGGAACTAATCGTTGCCACGAGCCCAGCTGAACTAGAAGAAGCAGTACATTACATGACTTACGTAAGTGGTGTGGATCATATTTTAATTGATACGGTTGGAAGAAACTATTTAGTAGAGGAATCAGTGAACGAAATTGCTGCGTATACAAATGTGGTTCATCCTGATTTAACTTGTTTTACTTTTTCATCAGGTATGAAAAGTGTGGATGTCATGTCGATTTTACCAAAATTAGCCGAAATTTCTATCGATGGCTTTATTATTACAAAAATGGATGAAACAACGAGAATTGGTGATTTATACACGGTCATGCAGGAAACGAATTTGCCGGTATTATACATGACAGACGGGCAAAATATTACCGAAAATATTTTTAGGCCAAAAAGTCGTTGGTTAGCAGAACGGTTTGTTGGAACAGATAGGAGGCAGGTATTGGAGTGA
- a CDS encoding DUF3964 family protein, translating into MGRMENIKNLAFFEDKPNLAEQILALEKREQLFLPNEFEIRQTTGYQIGEKEVILGRLESFYFLALKGIEEDTYRSQAFASEADAKAFFVHLPEMENELVAFWLNEVELVR; encoded by the coding sequence ATGGGACGAATGGAAAATATTAAAAATTTAGCATTTTTTGAGGATAAACCTAACCTCGCAGAACAAATTCTAGCACTTGAAAAAAGGGAGCAACTTTTTTTACCAAATGAATTTGAGATTAGACAAACAACGGGCTATCAAATTGGCGAGAAAGAAGTCATCTTAGGTCGTTTGGAGTCATTTTATTTTCTAGCTTTAAAAGGTATAGAAGAAGATACTTACAGGTCGCAAGCATTTGCAAGTGAAGCGGATGCAAAAGCATTTTTCGTTCATTTGCCAGAAATGGAAAATGAATTAGTCGCATTTTGGTTAAATGAAGTAGAATTAGTTCGCTGA
- the motA gene encoding flagellar motor stator protein MotA, with amino-acid sequence MEITTIVGLVLAVIVIAGSFMMQNISVAMLFSAEALLVIVLGTITAVLMAHPWSDVKVVPKLFKILFTKERGPEKVDVLIQYKEYADEIRRNGVLALEDSVDEIEDPFMKRGMRLVVDGQSSPEFLRDVLEEEVSSMEERHAAYVKIFASAGAYAPTLGVLGAAMGLIHAMGEMSNPDKLSEAIAAAFICTIFGIFTGYVLWTPFANKLKVKSQKEVHLRYMMIEGVVALQERNAPRVVEERLLSFLSPKEKDVLRNGKGKKTREVEEFERGQASQETAGGTR; translated from the coding sequence ATGGAAATTACAACGATTGTTGGGCTTGTTTTAGCAGTAATTGTCATTGCAGGTTCGTTTATGATGCAAAATATATCAGTTGCAATGTTGTTCAGTGCAGAAGCTTTACTTGTTATTGTGCTTGGAACAATTACCGCTGTATTGATGGCGCACCCCTGGAGTGATGTAAAAGTCGTTCCAAAATTATTTAAAATTCTTTTTACGAAAGAAAGAGGCCCAGAGAAAGTAGACGTCTTAATTCAGTATAAAGAATATGCCGATGAAATTAGACGAAATGGCGTTCTAGCACTGGAAGATTCTGTCGATGAAATTGAAGATCCATTTATGAAACGTGGGATGCGCTTAGTTGTTGATGGTCAATCTTCCCCAGAATTTTTGCGGGATGTGCTTGAAGAAGAAGTTTCTAGTATGGAAGAGCGTCACGCGGCTTATGTCAAAATTTTTGCATCTGCGGGCGCTTATGCACCAACACTTGGAGTTCTAGGTGCAGCGATGGGACTAATTCACGCAATGGGAGAAATGTCGAATCCAGATAAATTAAGCGAGGCAATTGCCGCCGCATTTATTTGTACGATTTTCGGGATATTCACCGGTTACGTACTATGGACACCGTTTGCCAATAAATTGAAAGTAAAATCACAAAAAGAAGTGCATTTACGGTACATGATGATTGAGGGAGTCGTCGCACTTCAAGAAAGAAATGCACCACGTGTTGTAGAAGAACGTTTATTATCTTTTTTAAGTCCAAAAGAGAAAGATGTGCTGCGAAATGGAAAAGGGAAGAAAACGAGAGAAGTGGAGGAATTTGAGCGTGGCCAAGCGTCGCAAGAAACCGCAGGAGGAACACGTTGA
- a CDS encoding flagellar basal-body rod protein FlgG: MKGLYIGAAGMMNYMQHIQVHSNNVANAQTPGFKFDQLTSEVISRNKVTYQNSPVARQVGTIDYGVRPAAAHINLTAGSSYITNRDRDFFMQDANPVQGSNFFITAKNGEISLSRGGQFHSDQFGFLRTADGANLLSSTGEAIQVSEKTSIRAEANGDLYNAETNAYIGRLGTKFVSRDQVDNLVKDGESRLHVNGTNTMNLPAGQGIIQNGVLETSNVDLGVEMVQLMDNQRMVQASKNIVNMFDKVYDKEASGLIR, encoded by the coding sequence GTGAAAGGCTTATATATTGGTGCAGCGGGGATGATGAATTACATGCAACATATTCAAGTACATTCTAATAATGTGGCAAATGCACAAACACCAGGTTTTAAATTTGACCAGTTAACAAGTGAAGTTATTTCAAGGAACAAAGTCACTTATCAAAACAGTCCGGTTGCTAGACAAGTAGGAACGATTGATTACGGGGTACGGCCAGCTGCCGCGCATATCAATTTAACAGCAGGTTCAAGCTATATTACCAACCGAGACCGAGACTTCTTTATGCAAGATGCGAACCCAGTACAAGGTAGTAATTTTTTTATCACTGCAAAAAATGGGGAAATTTCGCTTTCCAGGGGTGGTCAGTTTCACTCAGATCAATTTGGTTTTTTGCGAACAGCAGATGGAGCTAACCTTTTAAGCTCAACAGGAGAAGCCATTCAAGTGAGTGAAAAAACTTCTATCCGCGCCGAAGCAAATGGAGACTTATATAATGCAGAAACAAATGCGTATATCGGTCGCTTAGGAACGAAATTTGTGTCCAGAGACCAAGTAGATAATTTAGTGAAAGACGGAGAAAGTCGTCTTCATGTAAATGGAACAAACACCATGAATTTACCTGCTGGACAAGGGATTATTCAAAACGGTGTGCTCGAAACATCTAATGTAGACTTAGGTGTTGAGATGGTGCAACTAATGGATAACCAGCGTATGGTGCAAGCTTCGAAAAATATCGTGAATATGTTTGATAAGGTTTATGACAAAGAAGCAAGTGGATTAATTCGTTAG
- a CDS encoding flagellar motor protein MotB — protein sequence MAKRRKKPQEEHVDETWLIPYSDLLTLLLALFIVLFASSSVDAKKFEQMGNAFKKIVEEGAAGNQAYVSKEKGPDDPNVNAVLKAMDEQDKKKQEKEEEKAKKAAAALLKKQNEENIEAFKKQIDSYIQAENLGAKITTKYSDEGVLITIRDDILFQSGSAELSANKREIAKEIGELFAQGKGTMEGIVSGHTDNVPISTSTYSSNWELSVARAVNFMEAIIQENSEVNPGEFSARGYGEFKPVAKNDIAANREKNRRVEIMVRPNNRDELDEDK from the coding sequence GTGGCCAAGCGTCGCAAGAAACCGCAGGAGGAACACGTTGATGAAACGTGGTTAATTCCATATAGTGATTTGCTGACACTTTTACTTGCTCTATTTATTGTTCTATTTGCCTCTAGCTCTGTTGATGCGAAGAAATTTGAACAAATGGGAAATGCTTTTAAGAAGATTGTGGAAGAGGGAGCAGCAGGCAACCAAGCATATGTATCCAAAGAAAAAGGACCAGATGATCCAAATGTTAATGCAGTACTAAAGGCGATGGATGAGCAAGATAAGAAGAAGCAGGAAAAAGAAGAAGAGAAAGCGAAAAAAGCAGCAGCAGCTCTACTTAAAAAGCAAAATGAAGAAAACATCGAGGCGTTCAAAAAACAAATCGATAGCTATATCCAAGCAGAAAATTTAGGAGCAAAAATAACGACAAAATATTCGGATGAAGGAGTTCTAATCACGATCCGTGATGATATCTTATTCCAATCTGGTAGTGCTGAATTATCTGCAAACAAACGTGAAATCGCAAAAGAAATTGGCGAGCTATTCGCACAAGGTAAAGGAACAATGGAGGGGATTGTTTCAGGCCATACGGATAATGTGCCGATTAGTACCTCTACTTACTCTTCCAACTGGGAACTAAGTGTAGCTCGAGCGGTTAATTTTATGGAAGCGATAATTCAAGAAAATAGTGAAGTAAATCCCGGAGAATTTAGCGCTCGAGGGTACGGGGAATTTAAACCAGTTGCAAAAAATGATATCGCAGCTAATCGTGAAAAAAATCGGCGCGTCGAAATCATGGTGCGTCCGAATAACCGAGATGAACTGGATGAAGATAAGTGA
- a CDS encoding chemotaxis protein: protein MTEEKGILLQSGTNELEIVTFTVGENLFCINVLKVKEIIHPLEVTPVPDSNPAIEGVSQVRGEIMPVVNLARVMKLPEIEPENTKFIITELNQMKIVFRVDEVHRIQRISWEQIEEPEKLSIGLEELAVGIVKLDGNLVLLLDYEKIIYEISGNADFAVTGEDRITRKVNREEKTIFIAEDSQMLRQLLEDTLHEAGYTNLQFFANGKEAQEHIFKLLKEQKQQTFDNVNLLITDIEMPQMDGHHLTKVIKEDEIGRELPVVIFSSLITEDLEHKGAGVGADAQVSKPNIHQLINILDELVL, encoded by the coding sequence ATGACAGAAGAAAAAGGAATTTTACTACAAAGTGGCACAAATGAATTAGAGATTGTTACTTTTACTGTTGGCGAAAACTTATTTTGCATTAATGTTTTAAAAGTAAAGGAAATTATTCATCCACTTGAAGTGACACCAGTACCGGATTCTAACCCAGCAATCGAAGGGGTCTCCCAAGTTCGCGGTGAAATTATGCCCGTTGTTAACTTGGCTCGAGTGATGAAACTTCCTGAAATTGAACCAGAAAATACGAAATTCATCATTACTGAACTAAACCAAATGAAAATTGTCTTCCGCGTAGATGAGGTACACCGGATTCAACGTATTTCTTGGGAACAAATTGAAGAACCAGAAAAGCTTTCGATTGGTTTAGAAGAATTAGCCGTTGGGATTGTTAAGCTGGATGGCAATTTAGTTCTATTACTTGATTATGAGAAAATCATTTATGAAATCAGCGGAAATGCCGATTTTGCTGTTACTGGAGAAGATCGGATTACGAGAAAAGTAAACCGCGAAGAAAAGACAATTTTTATTGCAGAAGATTCGCAAATGCTTCGTCAATTGTTAGAAGACACACTTCATGAGGCAGGGTACACGAATCTACAATTCTTTGCTAATGGGAAAGAAGCACAGGAACATATCTTTAAATTACTAAAAGAACAAAAACAGCAAACGTTTGATAATGTCAATTTGCTGATAACAGATATTGAAATGCCTCAAATGGATGGGCATCATTTAACAAAAGTAATTAAAGAAGATGAAATAGGTCGCGAGTTACCAGTTGTTATTTTCTCGTCACTAATTACAGAGGACCTAGAGCATAAAGGTGCTGGGGTTGGTGCAGATGCGCAAGTAAGTAAACCAAATATTCATCAACTGATTAATATTTTAGATGAGCTAGTATTATAA
- a CDS encoding flagellar biosynthesis protein FlhA, with protein MGSLGAIKKYFAILIAVSFVVALIVPLPPFVLDLVLVTILAFSVLVYMRATSIKDWNELKSFPSLLLLMGIFRVSINISTTRAILTTGDPGQVIKQFGNFVIGSNFVVGIVIFIILIVFQFIVANGSSRTAEVAARFTLDALPGKQMAIDADLNQRLITEPEAKEKRAYLNMETEFYGAMDGAGKFVKGDVLFTVLLAVVNIVFGLIVGMVQGGLSFGEAAVKYTELTIGDGIVSQIGSLLMAMSAGVIVTRVFDGSDDNVAVGIFKELMQNSVVVYTLAGMFILMGVFSPLPAIPFVGIGVVLGVIGYRTQFNIKKKEQLELAKEMELIQSENNSAEAEHNQAFGAAREKFPVVVELGLNIAALVKQKMNGETAKDKVVLMRKSILQDLGIGVPGINFKDNTSFQPRGKYEIKIKGVAVASGVLKAGHLLALKTPGVMIDLDAEPTKDPIFGEDGYWILPGELEDAQMKNYQVLEPLSILITHLDVVLRKNLHELLMRQQIKDLIDSLAKENQILIDEIKKKEIDYSLIQGVLRQLLKEGISVRDLPTIVEGIIDGQTIYPGDLDGITAFVRERISKVICEQAKNQDGKIYALLLQDSIEMDTEIVNTPYYGYALNWALDKELPIIQKVRDTVNKAQLTGREPVILTRRKDFRFGFVRVLERYQLDVPVLSISELSPETEVEQIALIEPT; from the coding sequence ATGGGGAGTTTAGGGGCTATAAAAAAATATTTTGCTATTCTGATTGCAGTTTCATTTGTTGTTGCGCTTATTGTGCCACTACCTCCATTTGTGTTGGATTTAGTGTTGGTGACGATTCTAGCATTTTCAGTGTTAGTTTATATGCGAGCGACATCGATTAAAGATTGGAATGAATTAAAATCATTTCCATCATTGCTACTTTTGATGGGGATATTTCGAGTTTCAATTAACATTTCAACCACTCGTGCAATTTTAACGACTGGAGATCCTGGACAAGTAATTAAACAGTTCGGAAACTTTGTTATTGGTAGTAATTTTGTTGTTGGTATTGTCATTTTTATCATTTTAATTGTCTTTCAGTTTATTGTTGCGAATGGTTCCTCGCGAACGGCGGAAGTAGCTGCGAGGTTTACGTTAGATGCGCTACCTGGGAAGCAGATGGCGATTGATGCGGACTTAAATCAACGTTTAATCACAGAACCAGAAGCGAAAGAAAAACGAGCATACTTAAATATGGAGACAGAATTTTACGGTGCGATGGACGGAGCTGGGAAATTTGTAAAAGGGGACGTGCTTTTCACGGTACTCTTAGCAGTCGTTAATATTGTTTTTGGTTTAATTGTTGGAATGGTTCAAGGTGGTCTTTCGTTTGGTGAGGCTGCGGTTAAATATACCGAGCTCACAATCGGGGATGGAATTGTTAGTCAGATTGGCTCACTACTGATGGCAATGTCAGCTGGGGTTATAGTCACTCGAGTATTTGATGGCTCAGATGATAACGTTGCTGTAGGAATTTTTAAAGAACTGATGCAAAACTCGGTGGTTGTGTATACGCTTGCGGGAATGTTTATCTTAATGGGGGTATTTAGTCCATTACCAGCGATTCCGTTTGTTGGGATAGGTGTTGTTCTTGGAGTAATCGGCTACCGGACGCAATTTAATATCAAGAAAAAAGAACAGCTAGAGTTAGCAAAAGAAATGGAACTCATTCAATCAGAAAACAATTCCGCGGAGGCAGAACATAATCAAGCATTTGGTGCGGCACGTGAGAAATTTCCAGTTGTTGTCGAACTAGGGCTAAATATTGCAGCATTAGTTAAACAAAAAATGAACGGAGAAACAGCGAAAGATAAAGTAGTGCTAATGCGCAAATCGATTCTTCAAGACTTAGGGATTGGCGTTCCTGGGATTAATTTCAAAGATAACACTAGCTTCCAACCTCGCGGGAAATATGAAATCAAAATAAAAGGGGTGGCTGTAGCAAGTGGTGTTTTGAAAGCAGGGCATTTATTAGCACTTAAAACCCCAGGCGTAATGATTGATCTTGATGCCGAACCAACGAAGGATCCCATTTTTGGGGAAGACGGTTACTGGATTTTGCCTGGTGAGTTAGAAGATGCGCAAATGAAAAATTATCAGGTGTTAGAGCCATTAAGCATTTTAATCACCCATTTGGATGTTGTTTTACGGAAAAATTTGCATGAACTACTAATGCGACAACAAATTAAAGACTTAATCGATAGTTTGGCAAAGGAAAATCAAATTTTAATTGATGAGATTAAGAAAAAAGAAATTGATTATTCACTGATTCAAGGCGTACTTAGACAATTGCTAAAAGAAGGGATTTCCGTACGAGATTTGCCAACGATTGTGGAAGGGATTATTGATGGACAGACGATTTACCCGGGGGATCTTGATGGGATTACCGCATTTGTCAGGGAGCGAATTTCTAAAGTTATCTGTGAACAAGCAAAAAATCAAGACGGGAAAATTTACGCTTTGTTGTTACAAGATTCTATCGAAATGGATACGGAAATTGTTAACACACCGTACTATGGTTACGCGCTAAACTGGGCACTTGATAAGGAGTTACCAATCATTCAGAAGGTACGAGATACGGTAAATAAAGCCCAACTTACCGGACGAGAACCTGTCATTTTAACGCGGCGGAAAGATTTTCGCTTTGGATTTGTACGTGTGTTAGAACGGTACCAATTAGATGTGCCGGTGTTATCAATCAGTGAACTTTCACCAGAAACAGAAGTGGAACAAATTGCGCTGATTGAACCAACTTGA